A single Cyclopterus lumpus isolate fCycLum1 chromosome 1, fCycLum1.pri, whole genome shotgun sequence DNA region contains:
- the LOC117733427 gene encoding calmodulin-regulated spectrin-associated protein 3-like: protein MVDSPGAMKKTVSVPEIKPLDRYDFNRAKMCASVRWLLSKAYGSADNVPVELQDPLYQDQYEQEHLKPAVSELLLSPEVYCRARALLAQAHRVSLPAAQGPLADNSALLQFLIKKGFGPKVQEQEVTEEDLGSAPIKTKAHLALMDSMMALAAREAVGRVKMAVQAEQTGAGAPWENALLFWVNRLNQTLRETTEEEEEPTKSQTCTDLQTAQDSCQSNRWYWKLVPHAIAFCLKESGNKPPVIRYRKDKVQSKLTPTFPLVSGVKDLSNGSAIAAVLHFYCPTLLPLEDVCLKDTMSVADSLYNLQLVRVFCESRLERCCPLAVEDLLYAPPVLHLNIMSFVAELLEWFEVKKPDFVQPVQPIDLTDVSGLLDCTSPVNGNSNSGSPSFIFKQPFVPICSPVSPENKSWTKKQISRPLSAVTFSIPFGLDSDVDIVMGNPIDSVFRSVSTDSLTAGIPAMTSSVISAGMTCHEDLSHLVSASAPSQRSSWGPYAHTTPLGELPTIEEALQVVHTPGSKDRRKGRIAEKGGRGVSGGRPEPRLRPEGAPAGFFLHCPEEDKPQLSSSAPCRPGLLHRPIGGEVGDTERQGRGARRARSGHTADMSRDDDSVLRDGSVDSSEASDDSPRNAPGNMRPSNGHQGKNSTSNSPRMTTFAERRDSRRRHPAAPGEESASAPTPTTPGTPQTPSTPAGAPGHQDSPGPRGPELGSKSSELGARLEEKRKSIEAQKRRIEAIFAKHRQRLGKTAFLQLKREQGEGGGEGAEGDTLSLEERLTCMEEQLKQEEEKEKDGEKEKEKPSVPIARRLEKQVTFSIESKKGAEKEKGGEAVFVEYNEVVQKLSDALQSLQNDMQKLTEQQQQLMSNQRPINTPQTTPKSTPRSAAKTPPHTPTKTPPRTPTKTSTRSKALVIPGPSGPAASSPSRRSLLHSSSTSPKTIISSSCPTPRTKIHSSSTPRSPNHHPRAQHPPHPRPSELKFPPLNRALAPTHNVDTLPHLRRVSPSKCQVQTSSSFRISGLRTPQENPQATQQPQPDGNTSDSASSETPTQFSLELEDMEAVGGLPVFPQPGQDRPTAAGGSSSGAPSECSFGSETLSLSAAFSTGGEDGRGGGRGKHCSLIEASLCSLGGPEGSDVPTDEGQEFSSDSMSDHTESAVEPVTGLDAEPLDRIEQLDLATRAVNLPEQQTEREQTRQTEPQEPSGEQNEPGARGGIGFFFQGEVHSEEEMAQRRALLLEKQQKRAEELKKRRQWNEQERENRPASPFNTPPAGMTSPSPTPPATPGRRGNFTRVEYARRHQLRIMEDLDKVLRQKLTNQGRSSAKKTRSRPRSMTREETQLSLSPAKSTAGSKLTKVYSNSSLNLTATDEPGKRCDDLLKKPNSRPSSPSGCATPSKLATQNGDPDSETGSNGTSPAPEYTGPKLFKEPSSKSNKFIIHNALSRCCLAGKVNETQKNKIVEEMEKSPANHFLILFRDSSCQFRGVYTINADSQELVRLAGVGPRTIGSAQVESIFKYSSDRKQFSAIPSKTMGMSVDAFTIPGHLWHGGGTAGGGAGRRASVTKKAVISK from the exons ATGGTGGACTCTCCCGGTGCGATGAAGAAGACCGTCTCGGTACCGGAGATCAAACCGCTGGACCGGTACGACTTCAACCGGGCCAAGATGTGCGCCAGCGTCCGGTGGCTGCTGTCGAAGGCGTACGGCTCCGCAG ATAACGTCCCCGTGGAGCTGCAGGACCCCCTTTACCAGGACCAGTATGAGCAGGAGCACCTGAAGCCGGCCGTCTCCGAGCTGCTGCTCTCGCCGGAGGTCTACTGCAGAGCCCGGGCCCTGCTGGCGCAGGCGCACAGGGTCTCCCTGCCGGCGGCGCAGGGGCCTTTGGCGGACAACTCGGCCCTGCTGCAGTTCCTCATTAAGAAAGGCTTCGGCCCAAAGGTCCAGGAGCAGGAGGTCACCGAGGAGGACCTCGGCTCCGCCCCCATCAAGAcg AAGGCCCACCTCGCCCTGATGGACTCCATGATGGCGCTGGCGGCCCGGGAGGCGGTGGGCCGCGTCAAGATGGCGGTGCAGGCGGAGCAGACGGGCGCCGGCGCTCCGTGGGAGAACGCTCTGCTCTTCTGGGTCAACAGG CTGAACCAGACGCTGAGggaaaccacagaagaagaagaagagcccaCCAAGTCCCAGACCTGCACCGACCTGCAGACGGCCCAGGACtcg TGTCAGTCCAACCGCTGGTACTGGAAGCTGGTCCCA CATGCTATCGCTTTTTGTTTGAAGGAGTCGGGGAATAAGCCTCCAGTG aTCCGCTACAGGAAGGACAAGGTCCAGTCTAAGCTGACTCCCACCTTTCCTCTGGTTTCTGGGGTCAAAGATCTTTCTAACGGCTCGGCTATCGCTGCTGTGTTACACTTCTACTGCCCCACCCTGCTGCCTCTGgagg ATGTGTGCCTGAAGGACACCATGTCGGTGGCTGACAGCCTCTACAACCTGCAGCTGGTCAGGGTCTTCTGTGAGAGCCGTCTGGAGAGGTGCTGCCCCCTGGCTGTGGAGGACCTGCTCTACGCACCGCCGGTGCTGCAC CTGAACATCATGAGCTTCGTAGCCGAGCTGCTGGAGTGGTTTGAGGTGAAGAAGCCGGATTTCGTTCAGCCGGTCCAACCCATCGACCTCACAG ATGTCTCGGGATTGCTCGACTGTACGAGTCCTGTCAACGGGAACAGCAACAG TGGTTCTCCATCCTTCATCTTCAAACAACCCTTTGTGCCCATCTGCTCCCCAGTGTCACCAG AAAACAAGAGTTGGACAAAGAAACAGATCAG TCGCCCTCTGTCAGCAGTGACTTTCAGCATCCCATTTGGGCTGGACAGTGATGTTGACATTGTCATGGGAAACCCAATAGATTCTGTCTTTCGCTCCGTCAGCACTGACAGCCTCACCGCCGGCATCCCTGCAATGACTTCCTCTGTGATATCGGCTGGCATGACTTGTCACGAGGACCTCAGCCACCTGGTCAGCGCCTCTGCTCCGTCGCAGCGCTCTTCCTGGGGTCCGTACGCTCACACAACGCCACTGGGAGAGCTGCCAACCATCGAGGAGGCGCTACAGGTGGTTCACACTCCGGGCAGCAAAGATCGGAGGAAGGGAAGGATAGCAGAGAAAGGTGGAAGAGGAGTGTCGGGAGGAAGGCCAGAGCCCAGGTTACGTCCGGAAGGAGCCCCTGCTGGTTTCTTCCTCCACTGCCCCGAGGAGGACAAACCCCAGCTCAGTAGTTCGGCTCCCTGCCGCCCTGGACTCCTCCACCGGCCGATCGGTGGGGAGGTAGGTGACACTGAAAGGCAAGGAAGGGGAGCGAGGAGGGCGAGATCGGGACACACTGCCGATATGTCGCGTGACGACGACTCCGTCCTACGAGATGGCAGTGTTGACTCCTCCGAAGCGTCGGACGATAGCCCGAGAAACGCACCCGGTAATATGCGTCCCAGTAACGGTCACCAGGGAAAAAACAGCACCAGCAACAGTCCACGGATGACGACCTTTGCTGAGCGACGAGACAGCAGAAGGAGACATCCCGCTGCTCCCGGGGAGGAGTCGGCCTCTGCTCCGACTCCGACAACGCCAGGAACTCCACAGACTCCCTCCACCCCAGCAGGGGCACCTGGCCACCAGGACAGCCCCGGGCCCAGAGGCCCTGAACTGGGCTCGAAGTCATCCGAGTTGGGGGCTCGTCTGGAGGAAAAACGCAAAAGCATTGAAGCCCAAAAAAGACGCATTGAAGCCATCTTCGCCAAGCACAGACAGAGGCTCGGAAAAACTGCTTTCCTTCAACTGAAAAGAGagcaaggagagggaggaggggagggagcagAGGGAGATACTCTCAGCCTGGAGGAACGTCTCACTTGCATGGAGGAGCAActaaaacaggaggaggagaaagaaaaggatggagagaaagagaaagaaaagccatCTGTTCCTATTGCCCGTCGGTTAGAGAAGCAGGTCACTTTCTCTATCGAAAGTAAGAAAGgggcagaaaaagagaaaggaggtGAAGCCGTCTTTGTGGAGTACAATGAAGTGGTTCAGAAACTGAGTGACGCTCTGCAGTCACTTCAAAACGACATGCAGAAACTTACAgaacagcaacagcagctcaTGAGTAATCAAAGACCCATAAATACACCCCAAACCACTCCTAAATCAACCCCTAGAAGTGCTGCCAAAACGCCTCCTCACACCCCAACAAAGACCCCACCGAGAACCCCGACCAAGACTTCTACGAGGAGTAAAGCTCTGGTGATCCCTGGTCCCAGTGGCCCTGCGGCCTCCTCCCCGTCACGACGTTCGCTCCTTCATTCTTCTTCAACCTCACCAAAGACTATcatttcctcttcctgcccGACTCCCCGCACAAAGAtccactcctcctccactccccgCAGCCCCAACCACCACCCGCGTGCCCAGCATCCGCCTCACCCACGGCCTTCCGAACTCAAGTTCCCCCCACTCAACCGCGCCTTGGCACCGACCCACAACGTGGACACTCTCCCCCACTTACGCCGCGTGTCACCTAGCAAGTGTCAGGTTCagacttcctcctcttttcgGATCAGTGGGCTACGGACTCCTCAAGAGAATCCTCAGGCTACCCAGCAGCCCCAGCCTGATGGGAACACCTCGGACTCAGCGTCGAGCGAGACGCCAACTCAGTTCAGCTTGGAGCTGGAGGACATGGAAGCCGTAGGAGGGCTGCCGGTTTTCCCACAGCCCGGACAAGACCGTCCGACGGCTGCTGGTGGGAGCAGCTCTGGCGCTCCTTCCGAGTGCTCCTTTGGGAGCGAgactttgtctctttctgctgCGTTCAGCACAGGAGGTGAAGacgggagaggtggaggtagagGGAAGCACTGCAGCCTGATTGAGGCCTCACTGTGTTCTCTTGGAGGGCCAGAGGGCAGTGATGTACCAACTGATGAAGGGCAGGAGTTTTCCTCTGATTCCATGAGCGACCACACAGAATCTGCGGTGGAACCTGTTACAGGACTCGATGCAGAACCTTTAGACCGTATAGAGCAGCTGGATCTGGCAACAAGAGCCGTCAATTTGCCAGAACAACAAACCGAACGAGAACAGACGAGACAGACAGAACCTCAGGAACCGAGTGGAGAGCAGAACGAGCCCGGTGCTAGAGGAGGAATTGGCTTCTTCTTTCAG GGGGAGGTGCATAGTGAAGAGGAGATGGCCCAGCGTAGAGCTTTGCTGTTGGAAAAACAGCAGAAGAGAGCTGAGGAgttgaagaagaggagacagtggaATGAGCAAGAAAGGGAAAACAG ACCAGCATCTCCCTTCAATACACCTCCTGCAGGAATGACCTCACCTTCCCCCACACCTCCTGCTACACCAGGCCGGCGGGGAAATTTCACGCGAGTGGAGTATGCACGGCGGCATCAACTCAGGATCATGGAGGACTTGGACAAAGTGCTTCGGCAGAAATTAACTAATCAAGGACGATCTTCCGCCAAGAAAACCCGCTCACGTCCTCGCAGCATGACGAGGGAGGAAACCCAGCTGTCTCTGAGTCCAGCCAAGAGCACAGCTG GCTCCAAGTTGACCAAAGTCTACTCTAACTCCTCCCTCAACCTGACAGCAACGGATGAGCCAGGAAAGAGATGTGATGACCTCCTTAAGAAACCCAACAG CCGTCCTAGTTCACCTTCGGGATGTGCGACACCAAGTAAACTGGCAACTCAGAACGGAGATCCAGACTCAGAGACTGGTTCCAATGGAACCTCGCCCGCCCCAGAATACACAG GTCCAAAACTCTTCAAAGAACCAAGCTCTAAGTCCAACAAGTTCATCATCCACAACGCTCTGTCTCGCTGCTGCCTCGCTGGGAAGGTCAACGAGACCCAGAAGAACAAGATCGTTGAG
- the lpar2b gene encoding lysophosphatidic acid receptor 2b: MDTETDDTEGCYRNRSVRFFYEKSGKNISDHWRNRDYVIVTLGMAVCFIVIFSNLLVIGAILKNRRFHFPIYYLLGNLAVADLFSGVSYLHLMFHTGPWTIKLTKYRWFVRQGLIDTSLTASVLNLLAIAVERHQTIFNMQLHSKMSARRVFVIMVFIWLVAIVMGLVPTMGWHCLCDLDNCSTMAPLYSRSYLVFWGVLNLLTFSIMVAVYTRIFVYVRRKSRQMSQHTSQVRLRETVLGLMKTVSMILGCFVLCWTPGLVILLLDGLGCDRCNVLQYEKYFLVLAECNSLVNPVIYSFRDKDMRRTFKEILCYVCRRGRDRQSSSGVHFKSMEQENFKSRVAETMDESNGTLLIAAASET; encoded by the exons ATGGACACGGAGACCGACGACACTGAGGGGTGCTACCGCAACCGCTCCGTCAGGTTCTTCTACGAGAAGAGCGGCAAGAACATCAGCGACCACTGGCGCAACCGCGACTACGTGATCGTCACTCTGGGCATGGCAGTCTGCTTCATCGTCATCTTCTCCAACCTCCTGGTCATTGGCGCCATTTTAAAGAACCGACGCTTTCACTTCCCCATCTATTACCTACTGGGTAACCTGGCTGTGGCGGACCTTTTCTCAG GCGTCTCCTACCTCCACCTGATGTTCCACACAGGCCCCTGGACCATCAAGCTGACCAAGTACCGCTGGTTTGTGCGTCAGGGTCTGATCGACACCAGCCTGACGGCGTCCGTCCTCAACCTGCTGGCCATCGCCGTGGAGCGCCACCAGACCATCTTCAACATGCAGCTGCACAGCAAGATGAGCGCCCGCCGCGTCTTTGTCATCATGGTCTTCATCTGGCTGGTGGCCATCGTCATGGGCCTGGTGCCCACCATGGGCTGGCACTGCCTGTGCGACCTGGACAACTGCTCCACCATGGCGCCGCTGTACAGCCGCAGCTACCTGGTGTTCTGGGGCGTCCTCAACctgctcaccttctccatcatGGTGGCGGTCTACACGCGCATCTTCGTCTATGTGCGCCGTAAGAGCCGGCAGATGTCCCAGCACACCAGCCAGGTGAGGCTGCGGGAGACGGTGCTAGGCCTCATGAAGACGGTGTCCATGATCCTGG GCTGCTTTGTGCTCTGCTGGACTCCCGGCCTGGTGATCCTGCTGCTGGACGGTCTGGGCTGCGACCGCTGCAACGTGCTGCAGTACGAGAAGTACTTCCTGGTTCTGGCGGAGTGCAACTCGCTGGTGAACCCCGTCATCTACTCCTTCAGggacaaggacatgaggaggacctTCAAGGAGATCCTGTGCTACGTGTGCCGGCGGGGCCGCGACCGCCAGAGCAGCTCCGGGGTCCACTTCAAGTCCATGGAGCAGGAG aACTTTAAGTCTCGCGTTGCCGAGACGATGGACGAGAGCAACGGGACGCTTCTCATCGCCGCAGCCTCAGAAACCTGA